In Xenopus laevis strain J_2021 chromosome 2S, Xenopus_laevis_v10.1, whole genome shotgun sequence, a genomic segment contains:
- the rhog.S gene encoding rho-related GTP-binding protein RhoG has product MQSIKCVVVGDGAVGKTCLLICYTTNAFPKEYIPTVFDNYSAQTAIEGRTVSLNLWDTAGQEEYDRLRTLSYPQTNVFIICFSIASPTSYENVKHKWYPEVGHHCPNVPILLVGTKKDLRNNADIIKKLKEQNQMPITNHQGGNLAKQIHAVKYMECSALSQDGIKEVFVEAVRAVLNPTPVKDKKSCFIL; this is encoded by the coding sequence ATGCAGAGCATTAAGTGTGTGGTGGTGGGCGACGGAGCAGTGGGAAAGACCTGTCTACTCATCTGCTACACAACCAATGCCTTCCCTAAGGAATACATCCCCACGGTGTTTGATAACTACAGCGCCCAGACGGCAATTGAAGGGAGGACAGTTAGCTTGAACCTGTGGGACACTGCTGGCCAGGAAGAATATGACAGACTACGTACACTTTCTTACCCACAGACCAACGTCTTCATCATCTGCTTTTCCATCGCCAGCCCAACCTCCTATGAGAATGTAAAGCACAAATGGTACCCTGAGGTGGGTCACCATTGTCCCAACGTGCCCATTCTCTTGGTGGGCACCAAGAAGGATCTTAGGAACAACGCAGATATCATAAAGAAGTTGAAAGAGCAGAACCAaatgcccatcactaaccatcagGGTGGAAATCTGGCCAAGCAGATCCATGCCGTAAAGTATATGGAGTGCTCGGCGCTGAGTCAAGATGGCATCAAGGAAGTGTTTGTGGAGGCTGTGCGAGCTGTTCTCAACCCGACCCCCGTCAAGGACAAAAAGAGCTGCTTCATTTTGTGA